In Zingiber officinale cultivar Zhangliang chromosome 6A, Zo_v1.1, whole genome shotgun sequence, a single genomic region encodes these proteins:
- the LOC121993694 gene encoding bark storage protein A-like translates to MRMESMKKRSILVLLVLAAMAGSLSERASGGSITKKAWRTVRRVNKEGPYLGLVVPNSFELNPLLQSSNFVHSPRLPFLDLAGRRFRFGTVGKEKVIVVMTGLSMLNAGISTQLLLTLFDVKGVVHFGIAGNANSDLQIGDVTIPRRWAHTGLWNWQRYGDGPNDELALEATGDYTRRIGYLNFSDYDAIKEGNLLNSVWYQPEEIFPVDGIPEVRQHAFWVSVNKNYYALSRNLEGLKLPQCINSTCLRRRAKVLRVENGCSANTFVDNAGYRQFLRNKFDVTPIDMESAAVALVCRQVRVPFIAFRALSDLAGGGSSESNEAAVFSSLASQNAVDVVIEFVNLLH, encoded by the exons ATGAGGATGGAATCGATGAAGAAGAGGAGTATCCTTGTTCTGCTTGTATTGGCAGCCATGGCGGGCTCATTGAGTGAAAGAGCCAGTGGTGGGAGTATAACGAAGAAGGCTTGGAGAACAGTGAGAAGAGTGAACAAGGAAGGGCCATACTTGGGGCTCGTAGTCCCAAACTCCTTCGAGCTGAATCCTCTTCTCCAGTCCTCCAACTTTGTCCACAGTCCACGTCTCCCTTTCTTGGATCTTGCAG GAAGGAGATTTCGATTTGGAACAGTGGGAAAAGAGAAGGTTATTGTGGTGATGACAGGCTTGAGCATG CTTAATGCTGGTATAAGCACCCAGTTGCTTCTGACTCTCTTCGATGTGAAAGGAGTTGTGCATTTTGGAATTGCTGGGAATGCAAACTCTGATCTCCAAATAGGAGATGTAACAATTCCTCGTCGATGGGCTCACACAGGCCTTTGGAATTGGCAG AGATATGGAGATGGTCCAAATGATGAACTGGCCCTGGAGGCCACTGGTGACTACACAAGAAGAATTGGGTATCTTAATTTTTCAGATTATGATGCGATCAAAGAAGGAAACTTACTGAACAGCGTTTGGTACCAACCTGAAGAGATTTTCCCAGTGGATGGAATTCCAGAAGTCAGACAGCATGCCTTCTGGGTTTCTGTCAACAAGAACTACTACGCACTCTCCAGGAATCTAGAG GGCTTGAAGCTGCCGCAGTGCATCAACAGCACATGCCTGAGGAGGAGGGCGAAAGTGCTGAGGGTAGAGAATGGTTGCAGTGCCAACACATTTGTTGACAATGCAGGATACAGGCAGTTCTTGAGGAATAAGTTCGATGTTACTCCGATAGACATGGAGAGCGCCGCCGTCGCGCTCGTTTGCCGTCAGGTACGCGTGCCTTTCATCGCCTTCAGAGCGCTGTCGGACCTCGCGGGTGGTGGCTCCTCTGAATCCAATGAAGCTGCTGTGTTCAGTTCACTGGCCTCTCAAAATGCTGTGGACGTTGTCATAGAATTCGTCAATCTCTTGCATTGA